A genomic region of Balaenoptera acutorostrata chromosome 4, mBalAcu1.1, whole genome shotgun sequence contains the following coding sequences:
- the OLIG1 gene encoding oligodendrocyte transcription factor 1: MYYAVSQARVNVAPATMLRPQRPGDVQLGASLYELVGYRQPPSSSSSSTSSSSSTTTPLLPKAAREKPEAPAEPPGTGSGPGAHAGGGSRADAKEEQQQQLRRKINSRERKRMQDLNLAMDALREVILPYSAAHCQGAPGRKLSKIATLLLARNYILLLGSSLQELRRALGEGAGPAAPRLLLAGLPLLAAAPGSVLLAPGAVGPPDALRPAKYLSLALDEPPCGQFALPGGGPGGGAGSPGLCTCAVCKFPHLVPAGLGLAAVQAQFSK; the protein is encoded by the coding sequence ATGTATTATGCGGTTTCCCAGGCGCGCGTGAACGTGGCCCCTGCGACCATGCTGCGGCCACAGCGGCCGGGAGACGTGCAGCTCGGGGCCTCCCTGTATGAGCTAGTGGGCTACCGGCAgccgccctcctcctcctcttcctccacttcctcttcctcctccacgaCGACCCCCCTTCTCCCCAAGGCGGCGCGCGAGAAGCCGGAGGCGCCCGCCGAGCCGCCGGGCACGGGATCCGGGCCGGGCGCGCACGCTGGCGGCGGCTCCCGGGCAGACGCCAAGGAGGAGCAGCAACAGCAGCTGCGGCGCAAGATCAACAGCCGAGAGCGGAAGCGCATGCAGGACCTGAACCTGGCCATGGACGCGCTGCGCGAGGTCATCCTGCCCTACTCGGCGGCGCACTGCCAGGGTGCACCGGGCCGCAAGCTCTCCAAGATCGCCACGCTGCTGCTCGCCCGCAACTACATCCTGCTGCTGGGCAGTTCGCTGCAGGAGCTGCGCCGCGCGCTCGGCGAGGGCGCGGGGCCCGCTGCACCGCGCCTGCTGCTGGCCGGCCTGCCTCTGCTCGCCGCAGCGCCGGGCTCAGTGCTGCTGGCGCCCGGCGCCGTGGGGCCGCCCGACGCGCTGCGCCCGGCCAAGTACCTGTCGCTGGCGCTCGATGAGCCGCCGTGCGGCCAGTTCGCGCTCCCCGGCGGCGGCCCGGGCGGCGGCGCGGGCAGCCCCGGCCTTTGCACCTGCGCCGTCTGCAAGTTCCCGCACCTCGTCCCGGCAGGCCTGGGCCTGGCCGCGGTGCAGGCGCAGTTCTCCAAGTGA